A genomic segment from Saimiri boliviensis isolate mSaiBol1 chromosome 14, mSaiBol1.pri, whole genome shotgun sequence encodes:
- the TIMM29 gene encoding mitochondrial import inner membrane translocase subunit Tim29, which produces MAAAALRRLWSRRRAEVGVAVAAKPGVWARLGSWARALLRDYAEACRDAAAEARARPGRAAVYVGLLGGAAACCTLAPGEGAFEEALLEASGTLLLLAPATRNRESEAFVQRLLWLRGRGRLRHVNLGLCSLVYEAPFDAQASLYQARCRYLQPRWTDFPGRILDVGFVGRWWVLGARMRDCDINDDEFLHLPAHLRVVGTHQLHSETNERLFHEKYQPVVLTDDQVDQALWEEQVLQKEKKDRLALSQARSLIESEAPR; this is translated from the exons ATGGCCGCGGCAGCTCTGAGGCGACTTTGGTCCCGGCGCCGCGCAGAGGTGGGCGTCGCTGTAGCTGCGAAGCCCGGAGTGTGGGCGCGGCTGG GCTCCTGGGCTCGCGCGCTGCTCCGAGACTACGCCGAGGCCTGCAGGGACGCGGCGGCGGAGGCTCGTGCCCGGCCGGGGCGCGCGGCCGTGTATGTGGGGCTGCTGGGCGGCGCGGCGGCCTGCTGCACGTTGGCGCCGGGCGAGGGTGCCTTCGAGGAGGCGTTGCTGGAGGCGTCGGGGACCCTCCTGCTGCTGGCGCCCGCCACGCGCAACCGCGAGTCCGAAGCCTTCGTGCAGCGGCTGCTCTGGCTTCGGGGCCGTGGCCGGCTGCGCCACGTGAACCTGGGGCTCTGTTCGCTGGTGTACGAGGCGCCCTTCGACGCCCAGGCCAGCCTCTACCAGGCGCGCTGTCGCTATCTGCAGCCCCGCTGGACCGACTTCCCCGGCCGGATCCTGGACGTGGGCTTCGTGGGCCGCTGGTGGGTGCTGGGGGCCCGGATGCGCGACTGCGACATCAACGACGACGAATTTCTGCACCTGCCGGCGCATTTGCGGGTGGTCGGGACCCACCAGCTGCATTCCGAGACCAACGAGCGGCTTTTCCATGAGAAGTACCAGCCTGTCGTGCTCACCGACGATCAGGTGGACCAGGCGCTGTGGGAGGAGCAGGTCTtgcagaaggagaagaaggata
- the YIPF2 gene encoding protein YIPF2, with product MAAADELTFHEFEEATNLLAETPDAATTSRSNQPTSQGHVAVAMGSGDSYGAEDEVEEESDKASLLQEKQQQQQQPGFWTFSYYQSFFDVDTSQVLDRIKGSLLPRPGHNFVRHYLRNQPDLYGPFWICATLAFVLAVTGNLTLVLAQRRDPSIHYSPQFHKVTVAGISIYCYAWLVPLALWGFLRWRKGVRERVGPYTFLETVCVYGYSLFVFIPMVVLWLIPVPWLQWLFGALALGLSAAGLVFTLWPVVREDTRLVAAALLSTVVLLHALLAMGCKLYFFQSLPPEHVAPPHQAASLPTNIPLSPTLPRSMAPS from the exons ATGGCAGCGGCCGACGAGCTGACCTTTCACG AATTCGAGGAGGCCACTAATCTTCTGGCTGAGACTCCTGATGCAGCCACCACCAGCAGAAGCAATCAGCCAACCTCACAGGGGCATGTGGCTGTGGCTATGGGCTCAGGTGACAGCTATGGAGCCGAGGATGAGGTGGAGGAAGAGAGTGACAAGGCTTCG CTCCtgcaggagaagcagcagcagcagcagcagcccggATTCTGGACCTTCAGCTACTATCAGAGCTTCTTTGACGTGGATACCTCACAG GTCCTAGACCGGATCAAAGGTTCACTGCTGCCCCGGCCCGGCCACAACTTTGTGCGGCACTATCTGCGGAATCAGCCGGATCTGTATG GGCCCTTCTGGATCTGCGCCACGCTGGCCTTCGTCCTAGCCGTCACCGGCAACCTGACACTGGTGCTGGCCCAGAGGAGGGACCCCTCCATCCATTACAGCCCCCAATTCCACAAGG TGACCGTGGCAGGTATCAGCATCTACTGCTATGCGTGGCTGGTGCCGCTGGCCCTGTGGGGCTTCCTGCGGTGGCGCAAGGGTGTCCGGGAGCGCGTGGGGCCCTACACCTTCCTGGAGACTGTGTGCGTCTACGGCTACTCCCTCTTTGTCTTCATCCCCATGGTG GTCCTGTGGCTCATCCCTGTGCCTTGGCTGCAGTGGCTCTTTGGGGCACTGGCTCTGGGCCTGTCGGCTGCGGGGCTGGTATTCACCCTGTGGCCCGTGGTCCGTGAGGACACCAGGCTGGTGGCTGCAGCGCTGCTGTCTACAGTTGTGCTGCTCCATGCCCTCTTGGCCATGGGCTGTAAG TTGTACTTCTTCCAGTCGCTGCCTCCGGAGCATGTGGCTCCTCCACATCAAGCCGCATCTCTGCCCACAAACATCCCACTGTCCCCTACCCTGCCTCGGTCCATGGCTCCCTCCTAG